The following proteins are co-located in the Echinicola sp. 20G genome:
- a CDS encoding AraC family transcriptional regulator — MKAKLLERKSPFDRSFMVAKHSYPYFLDVWHYHSELELVYILKSSGTRFIGDNIEKFKEGDLILIGENLPHLWQNDPEYFEKKEEGQAEAFSIHFNKNFAGESFLKLPEMKDIKTLLEKANRGISFGGNSKKLALEYFEELFWAEGADRLVKLLDFLSLLSSEEECEELSTDGFSFPLHITGDDRVDKVYSFTFNNFKRNISLEEVAELVHLNPTAFCRYFKKSTKKTYSKFLNEIRVGYACKLLIEEKLNISEVGYECGFNNLSNFNRQFKNVMDISPSEYLKKHKKHR, encoded by the coding sequence ATGAAAGCCAAATTACTAGAGAGGAAAAGTCCATTTGACCGTTCGTTTATGGTTGCTAAACATTCATATCCTTATTTTTTGGATGTCTGGCATTACCATAGTGAACTAGAGTTGGTGTATATTCTAAAAAGCAGCGGTACCAGGTTCATTGGAGATAATATCGAGAAATTCAAAGAAGGGGATTTGATTTTGATAGGGGAAAACTTACCGCATCTATGGCAAAACGATCCTGAATATTTTGAGAAGAAAGAAGAAGGTCAAGCGGAAGCCTTTAGTATCCATTTTAACAAAAATTTCGCTGGAGAGTCCTTTCTGAAATTACCTGAAATGAAGGATATTAAAACACTTTTAGAGAAAGCCAATCGTGGGATAAGCTTTGGGGGTAATAGCAAGAAACTTGCTTTGGAGTATTTTGAGGAGCTTTTTTGGGCAGAAGGTGCAGACAGGTTGGTCAAGCTTTTGGATTTCTTAAGTCTGTTGTCTTCCGAGGAAGAATGTGAAGAGTTAAGTACTGATGGTTTTAGCTTTCCCTTGCATATTACAGGAGATGATCGAGTGGACAAGGTCTATTCTTTTACCTTCAATAATTTTAAACGAAACATAAGTTTGGAAGAGGTGGCAGAGTTGGTTCACCTCAACCCAACTGCTTTTTGTAGGTATTTTAAAAAATCTACCAAGAAGACCTACTCGAAGTTTCTCAATGAAATTAGGGTGGGCTATGCCTGTAAGTTGCTGATTGAAGAAAAGCTCAATATTTCGGAAGTAGGGTATGAATGTGGATTTAACAATTTATCGAATTTCAATAGGCAGTTTAAAAACGTCATGGATATATCTCCTTCGGAATACCTGAAAAAACACAAAAAGCACCGATAG
- the arfB gene encoding alternative ribosome rescue aminoacyl-tRNA hydrolase ArfB, protein MVRNSHEIGVIDFTPELNFKAVKSSGPGGQNVNKVNTKVFLLFEVPKSELLNEEEKQIILNKLSPYINADGMLQISVQESRSQLKNKEIAIVKFHTLIQGVFIRKKVRKATKPKKSAVKKRLDSKKKHAEKKQWRKKL, encoded by the coding sequence ATGGTAAGGAACTCCCATGAAATAGGGGTAATAGATTTTACACCAGAGTTAAATTTTAAAGCTGTAAAAAGCAGTGGGCCTGGCGGACAAAACGTGAATAAGGTAAATACCAAAGTGTTTTTGCTTTTTGAAGTGCCAAAATCAGAACTGCTTAATGAAGAAGAGAAGCAAATCATATTGAATAAACTATCTCCATATATTAATGCAGATGGCATGCTGCAAATTTCGGTTCAGGAAAGTAGGTCTCAGCTGAAGAATAAAGAAATTGCCATCGTTAAGTTCCATACTTTGATCCAAGGAGTTTTTATCAGAAAGAAAGTCCGTAAAGCTACCAAACCAAAGAAATCAGCTGTTAAGAAGCGTTTGGATAGTAAGAAAAAGCATGCGGAGAAAAAGCAGTGGCGAAAGAAACTTTAA
- a CDS encoding class I SAM-dependent methyltransferase — MRRKSSGERNFKQFIIYQKLTSMFQITPSDKDFDLLYPPKIRSLSSMHWTPVSIVKQCIDYFGDNQSLRVLDIGSGSGKFCLAGAMLSKHQYWGVEKRSDLVHLSRKLAKELALNERVTFVHQDILEVDFGQFDAFYFYNPFFENLDLTDAIDKESLVDEGAYARCTNYVQDQLEKMPIATKIVTYCTDPNLMPTSYQIVGKSAKGKLLFWMKGF; from the coding sequence ATGCGGAGAAAAAGCAGTGGCGAAAGAAACTTTAAACAGTTTATCATTTATCAGAAACTTACTTCGATGTTTCAAATAACCCCAAGTGATAAGGATTTTGACTTGCTGTATCCTCCTAAAATCAGGAGTTTATCATCGATGCACTGGACCCCAGTTTCTATCGTAAAGCAATGTATCGATTATTTTGGGGATAATCAGAGTTTGAGGGTTTTGGATATTGGGTCGGGTTCCGGTAAGTTTTGTTTGGCTGGTGCGATGCTGTCAAAACATCAGTATTGGGGTGTAGAGAAGCGGTCTGACTTGGTTCATTTGTCGAGGAAATTGGCCAAAGAATTGGCTTTGAATGAAAGGGTGACTTTTGTACATCAGGATATTCTTGAGGTTGATTTTGGCCAGTTTGATGCTTTTTACTTTTATAATCCTTTCTTTGAAAATTTAGATTTGACAGATGCAATAGATAAGGAATCTCTTGTGGACGAAGGAGCTTATGCGAGGTGCACCAATTATGTTCAAGATCAGTTGGAAAAGATGCCTATAGCAACCAAAATAGTGACTTATTGTACTGATCCTAATTTGATGCCGACCAGTTATCAAATTGTTGGTAAATCGGCAAAAGGTAAACTATTGTTTTGGATGAAGGGCTTCTGA
- a CDS encoding cation diffusion facilitator family transporter → MAHEHHHHGQQNIKLAFFLNLGFTILEFFGGLYVNSIAIISDALHDLGDSLSLGLSWYLARKSNKKATNTFTFGYKRFSLLGALINSLILLGGSIFVIREAILRIINPESSNAQGMLIFAIIGVAVNGYAAFKLSHGKTLNEKVISWHLIEDVLGWAAVLIAAIVMLFVDTPYIDPTLSLMITLFILWNVGKRLKETLMIFLQASPKEINKKEITSKILGFDHVASLHHVHIWSLDGEKHVFTAHVKLKEIKEFGELLKLKKQIGALLKEYPFSHHTIEVELPDEPCAMESEALHPKQ, encoded by the coding sequence ATGGCACACGAACATCATCATCATGGCCAACAAAACATCAAGCTGGCATTTTTTCTCAACCTTGGTTTTACCATCTTAGAATTTTTTGGAGGGCTGTATGTCAACAGTATCGCCATTATTTCAGACGCTCTCCATGATTTAGGAGACAGTCTTTCTCTTGGACTCTCTTGGTATTTGGCCCGTAAATCCAATAAGAAAGCAACCAATACCTTTACATTTGGATACAAAAGGTTCTCTCTTTTAGGTGCTTTAATCAATAGTTTGATCTTATTGGGAGGATCTATATTTGTCATAAGAGAAGCCATCCTTCGCATCATCAACCCTGAATCCTCCAATGCGCAGGGCATGTTGATTTTTGCCATTATTGGTGTTGCGGTCAATGGATATGCAGCCTTCAAGCTGAGTCATGGAAAAACCCTGAATGAAAAGGTTATCTCTTGGCATTTGATCGAAGATGTTTTGGGCTGGGCGGCAGTATTGATTGCTGCCATTGTGATGCTATTTGTGGATACACCCTATATCGATCCCACCCTATCCCTTATGATTACACTTTTCATTCTTTGGAATGTTGGTAAAAGATTAAAGGAAACTTTAATGATCTTTCTACAAGCCAGCCCGAAAGAAATCAATAAAAAGGAGATAACAAGTAAAATATTAGGGTTTGACCATGTTGCCTCTTTGCACCATGTACATATTTGGTCCTTGGATGGAGAAAAACACGTATTTACTGCACACGTAAAATTAAAAGAGATAAAAGAGTTCGGTGAATTGTTAAAGCTTAAAAAGCAAATTGGAGCCTTGTTGAAAGAATACCCTTTTTCTCACCATACCATTGAAGTCGAACTCCCTGATGAACCTTGTGCCATGGAATCAGAAGCCCTTCATCCAAAACAATAG
- a CDS encoding YdeI/OmpD-associated family protein, whose product MASLTVTLEKFDNNLWQYHFPIPDDIAESFIVNENKRVICEIATIKFRAALMKSKDYWFVLINQALREKLGLNQGEQAMLSLVKDKSEFGHEMPEELQVLLDQDDTGNQYFRSLTMGKQRSLVYIVTKVKNSNSRLNKALAIVEHLKDVKGVLDFKMLNEKIKHYNNLNKH is encoded by the coding sequence ATGGCTTCTCTCACAGTCACTTTAGAAAAATTCGACAATAACCTCTGGCAATATCACTTCCCCATTCCGGATGATATTGCCGAGAGTTTTATTGTAAATGAAAATAAAAGAGTGATTTGTGAAATTGCCACCATCAAATTCCGGGCGGCCTTAATGAAAAGCAAGGATTACTGGTTTGTCCTGATCAATCAAGCATTAAGGGAAAAGCTGGGTCTTAATCAGGGAGAGCAAGCAATGCTGAGCTTGGTAAAAGACAAATCTGAATTTGGCCATGAGATGCCCGAAGAACTTCAGGTTCTTTTAGATCAAGATGACACAGGGAATCAATATTTCCGATCCCTGACCATGGGTAAACAAAGGAGTTTGGTGTATATAGTTACCAAAGTCAAAAACAGCAATAGCCGCTTAAACAAGGCCTTGGCCATTGTGGAACACCTCAAGGATGTAAAAGGAGTGTTGGACTTTAAAATGCTCAATGAAAAAATCAAACACTACAACAACTTAAACAAGCATTGA
- the gap gene encoding type I glyceraldehyde-3-phosphate dehydrogenase, with the protein MAKTNIAINGFGRIGRYVFKLLEQNPNVDVVAINDLMEISNLAHLLKYDSIHGRFPGEIISTEDTILVNGKTVKIFGKKSPEELPWESLNIDVVIECTGRFVAKEKAEGHLTAGAKRVIISAPALGDVPTVVLGVNDNILTGKEKIVSNASCTTNCLAPMIKVLEENFGIDRGFVSTVHSYTADQNLQDAPHRDLRRARAAACSIIPTTTNAAKAVELVMPEIKGKLHAMAYRVPVPDGSLTELNVILNRETDRDEINKAMSDAAKNSMKGYIEYTEDPLVSADIIGNPYSCIFDAGLTEVNGNLIKIIGWYDNESGYANRVVDLIGKLSQFD; encoded by the coding sequence ATGGCAAAAACCAACATCGCCATCAATGGCTTTGGCAGAATAGGCCGCTATGTTTTCAAACTTTTGGAACAAAACCCAAATGTAGATGTCGTAGCCATCAATGACCTTATGGAAATCTCCAACCTAGCCCATTTATTGAAATATGACTCGATACATGGAAGGTTTCCAGGAGAAATCATTTCTACAGAAGACACCATATTGGTCAATGGCAAAACCGTCAAAATCTTCGGAAAAAAATCTCCTGAAGAACTCCCTTGGGAATCGTTGAATATAGATGTGGTGATAGAGTGCACGGGTAGATTCGTGGCCAAAGAAAAGGCAGAAGGGCACTTAACTGCTGGAGCCAAAAGGGTAATCATCTCCGCCCCTGCCCTAGGGGATGTCCCGACTGTTGTATTAGGGGTAAACGACAACATCCTGACCGGAAAGGAAAAAATAGTTTCCAACGCTTCCTGCACCACCAATTGCCTCGCCCCTATGATCAAAGTACTTGAAGAAAATTTTGGTATTGATAGAGGCTTTGTCTCTACTGTACACTCCTATACCGCAGACCAAAACCTTCAGGATGCCCCTCACCGGGATCTTCGTCGCGCAAGAGCAGCCGCATGTTCCATTATCCCTACGACTACCAATGCGGCTAAGGCAGTAGAGCTTGTCATGCCCGAAATCAAAGGCAAACTACACGCCATGGCTTATAGGGTTCCAGTGCCTGATGGCTCCTTAACAGAACTCAACGTCATTCTTAACAGGGAAACCGATAGAGATGAAATAAATAAAGCAATGTCAGATGCTGCAAAAAACAGCATGAAAGGTTATATTGAATACACAGAAGACCCTCTGGTTTCAGCAGACATCATTGGCAATCCCTATTCATGCATCTTTGATGCTGGGCTTACGGAAGTGAATGGTAACTTAATTAAGATCATCGGATGGTATGACAATGAATCAGGCTACGCTAACAGAGTAGTAGACCTGATTGGAAAATTGAGCCAATTCGACTAA